In the Opitutia bacterium genome, one interval contains:
- the tsaD gene encoding tRNA (adenosine(37)-N6)-threonylcarbamoyltransferase complex transferase subunit TsaD has product MIFALESSCDETAVAVFDPARGFVGEWVHSQIALHEAYGGVVPDLASREHLQHFAPLVQRALGVVTPPQVTQIAVTQGPGLAACLAMGLSVAKSLGLAWRVPVVGVNHLRAHAFSPFIALHEQAPAEFDAAFARLLPHLGLLVSGGNTALFTIDEERRIKLIASTMDDAAGEALDKGAKLLGLGYPGGPQVEKLARAGDAKAFQFPKAVAQKATLDFSFSGLKTSLRYTLEKMAPEEIERRKADLCASYQHAVMDALVRKTKLAFDQGAYRSVGLSGGVANNKFLQGEVEKLAAHRHVPFFRARPQHTGDNAGMIAFAAWAEREPGGVAQNSDGTSGAGFDLEIAPSLALAR; this is encoded by the coding sequence ATGATTTTCGCACTCGAGAGTTCCTGCGATGAAACGGCCGTGGCGGTTTTCGATCCCGCGCGCGGCTTCGTCGGCGAGTGGGTGCACAGCCAGATCGCTCTGCATGAGGCCTACGGTGGCGTGGTGCCGGATCTCGCAAGCCGCGAGCACCTGCAGCATTTCGCGCCACTCGTGCAGCGGGCGCTCGGTGTCGTCACACCGCCGCAAGTCACTCAGATCGCCGTCACGCAGGGCCCCGGCCTTGCCGCGTGCCTCGCGATGGGGCTGTCGGTCGCGAAAAGCCTCGGCCTCGCGTGGCGCGTGCCGGTCGTTGGTGTGAATCATCTCCGGGCGCACGCGTTCTCGCCGTTCATCGCGCTCCACGAGCAGGCGCCGGCGGAATTCGATGCGGCGTTCGCGCGTTTGTTGCCGCACCTCGGTCTACTCGTGTCTGGCGGCAACACCGCGCTCTTCACCATCGATGAGGAGCGGCGGATCAAGCTGATCGCTTCCACCATGGACGACGCCGCGGGCGAGGCGCTCGACAAAGGCGCGAAGCTCCTCGGTCTCGGCTATCCCGGCGGCCCGCAGGTGGAGAAACTCGCGCGCGCCGGCGACGCGAAGGCGTTTCAATTTCCCAAGGCCGTCGCGCAGAAGGCTACGCTCGATTTCAGCTTCTCCGGCCTGAAAACCAGCCTGCGCTACACGCTCGAGAAAATGGCGCCCGAGGAAATCGAGCGCCGCAAGGCCGACTTGTGCGCGAGCTACCAGCACGCCGTGATGGACGCGCTCGTGCGCAAGACGAAGCTGGCCTTCGATCAGGGCGCGTATCGCAGCGTCGGGCTCTCGGGCGGCGTGGCCAACAACAAGTTTCTGCAGGGCGAGGTCGAGAAACTCGCCGCGCACCGCCATGTGCCGTTTTTCCGGGCGCGTCCGCAGCACACCGGCGACAACGCCGGCATGATCGCGTTTGCGGCGTGGGCGGAGCGCGAGCCGGGCGGCGTCGCGCAAAACTCGGACGGAACGAGTGGTGCCGGCTTTGACTTGGAGATCGCGCCGAGCTTGGCTCTGGCGCGATGA
- a CDS encoding S41 family peptidase, with amino-acid sequence MLKRLFAILVAVALGFGLAHFAARQFGAPSWWPNRERDKNVRYFRDVLETVKQYYVDEKKADYNALTRAALRGMLSELDPHSEFLDAEAYSQTEEELNNEFNGVGIQVEERDNHIVVITTIADTPAERAGIRRGDRIVSIDGYTIDDPSTEKAVRLIRGEPGTEVKMVFFRPSIDREVTYVLKRERIRLRSVRNTEISSDGIGYTQITQFSERTGEEFEAALKELEKHDMRALVLDLRNNPGGLVDAAVEVCDQFFEKNELIAYTQGRTKESREEFRSENSHPRRTYPIAVLVNGGTASAAEIVSGALKDTKRAVIVGEKTFGKGSVQSIIETQNGEGIRLTTARYYTPSGITIHEKGIQPQVELEMSADDEARLRIQQSRNDLAGETEFKERFGFAPVEDTQRTAAEEVLRGVLVARPVAVPPLAAPKK; translated from the coding sequence ATGCTCAAAAGGCTTTTCGCCATTCTTGTCGCCGTCGCGCTGGGCTTCGGGCTCGCGCACTTCGCCGCGCGGCAATTCGGCGCGCCGAGCTGGTGGCCGAATCGCGAGCGCGACAAGAACGTCCGCTACTTCCGCGACGTGCTCGAGACGGTGAAGCAATACTACGTCGACGAAAAAAAGGCCGACTACAACGCCCTCACGCGCGCCGCGCTGCGCGGCATGTTGAGCGAACTCGATCCGCACTCCGAATTTCTCGATGCCGAGGCTTACAGCCAGACCGAGGAGGAGTTGAACAACGAGTTCAACGGGGTCGGCATCCAGGTTGAGGAGCGCGACAACCACATCGTCGTCATCACCACCATCGCCGACACGCCCGCCGAGCGCGCGGGCATCCGGCGCGGCGACCGCATCGTGAGCATCGACGGCTACACGATCGACGATCCCAGCACGGAGAAGGCGGTCCGACTCATTCGCGGCGAACCGGGCACCGAGGTGAAAATGGTTTTCTTTCGCCCGAGCATCGACCGCGAGGTGACCTACGTGCTGAAACGCGAGCGCATCCGTCTCCGCAGCGTGCGCAACACCGAGATATCGAGCGACGGCATCGGCTACACGCAGATCACGCAGTTCAGTGAGCGCACCGGCGAGGAATTCGAGGCGGCGCTGAAGGAACTCGAGAAGCACGACATGCGCGCGCTCGTTCTCGACCTGCGCAACAACCCGGGCGGTCTCGTCGATGCCGCGGTCGAAGTTTGCGATCAGTTTTTCGAGAAGAACGAGCTCATCGCCTACACGCAGGGGCGCACCAAGGAGTCGCGCGAGGAATTTCGCTCGGAGAACAGCCACCCGCGCCGCACCTATCCGATCGCGGTGCTCGTGAACGGCGGCACGGCGAGCGCGGCGGAGATCGTCTCGGGCGCGCTGAAGGACACCAAGCGCGCCGTCATCGTTGGCGAGAAGACCTTCGGCAAGGGGTCCGTGCAGAGCATCATCGAGACCCAGAACGGCGAAGGCATCCGGCTGACGACGGCCCGCTACTACACCCCGAGCGGAATCACCATTCACGAGAAGGGCATCCAACCGCAGGTGGAGCTCGAGATGTCCGCCGACGACGAGGCGCGCCTGCGCATCCAGCAATCGCGCAACGACCTCGCGGGCGAGACCGAGTTCAAGGAGCGCTTCGGTTTCGCGCCCGTCGAGGATACGCAACGCACCGCCGCCGAGGAGGTCTTGCGCGGCGTGCTAGTCGCGCGTCCGGTCGCGGTTCCGCCGTTAGCGGCCCCGAAAAAGTAA
- a CDS encoding SAM-dependent methyltransferase, protein MGSSVAFREVFRIEPHAATGVSFARYMELALFHPTVGYYTSPTRRRVGRDKGADFYTATSFSPVFGELVADAAVGLLAGKNPADYELVEVGAEPGAGAFRDVAHPFKSYRTISYPQPIEMSGRCVVFSNELFDAQPFHRVVRRSGLWRELGVALDGEELREVELPEMTDELRAAADRLPREAPEGYHIDLPLRTVPLLRRMLKQSWTGLFLAFDYGRSWAVLAEELPQGSIRTYSHQKQGDDVLDRPGEIDLTGHVCWDWLVDELQQSGFGEALVESQEAFLTKRAAKAMQAIVTSEAGRFSRRKNDLMHLLHPGNMGQKFQALHALRE, encoded by the coding sequence ATGGGTTCCTCCGTCGCGTTTCGCGAAGTCTTCCGCATCGAGCCACATGCCGCCACCGGCGTGTCGTTCGCGCGCTACATGGAGCTCGCGCTCTTTCACCCGACGGTCGGCTACTACACTTCGCCCACGCGGCGGCGCGTCGGTCGCGACAAAGGCGCGGATTTCTACACGGCCACGAGCTTCAGCCCGGTGTTCGGCGAACTGGTGGCAGACGCGGCCGTCGGCCTGCTCGCGGGCAAGAACCCGGCGGACTACGAACTCGTCGAGGTCGGCGCGGAGCCCGGCGCCGGCGCGTTCCGCGATGTGGCGCACCCGTTCAAGAGCTACCGCACGATCTCCTATCCGCAACCGATCGAGATGAGCGGACGCTGCGTCGTCTTCTCCAACGAGCTGTTCGATGCGCAGCCGTTCCATCGCGTCGTCCGCCGCAGCGGACTCTGGCGCGAGCTCGGGGTGGCGCTCGATGGCGAGGAGTTGCGCGAGGTGGAGCTGCCGGAAATGACTGACGAGCTCCGCGCCGCCGCCGACCGCCTGCCCCGCGAGGCGCCCGAAGGCTACCATATCGATCTGCCGCTGCGCACTGTCCCGTTGCTCCGACGCATGCTGAAGCAGTCGTGGACGGGGCTTTTTTTGGCGTTCGACTACGGACGCAGCTGGGCCGTGCTCGCCGAAGAGCTGCCGCAAGGGAGCATTCGCACCTATTCGCACCAGAAGCAGGGCGACGACGTCCTCGACCGCCCCGGCGAAATCGACCTGACCGGGCATGTTTGCTGGGACTGGCTGGTGGACGAGCTGCAGCAAAGCGGCTTCGGCGAGGCCTTGGTCGAATCGCAGGAAGCCTTCCTGACCAAGCGCGCGGCCAAGGCGATGCAGGCGATCGTCACGTCCGAAGCGGGCCGTTTCAGCCGCCGGAAGAACGACCTCATGCACCTTCTCCACCCCGGTAACATGGGCCAGAAGTTTCAGGCTCTCCACGCCTTGCGCGAGTGA
- the rpmB gene encoding 50S ribosomal protein L28: protein MARICAITGKRPVKGSIINRKGQSKKSGGIGTHTTSKTPRKFRPNLQKIRVKMPNGGTKRVWVAVKAIKAGLVTKV, encoded by the coding sequence ATGGCACGAATTTGCGCAATCACTGGCAAGCGCCCGGTCAAGGGCAGCATCATCAACCGTAAGGGTCAGTCCAAGAAGAGCGGTGGTATCGGCACGCACACCACCTCGAAGACCCCCCGCAAGTTCCGCCCGAACCTGCAGAAAATCCGCGTCAAGATGCCCAATGGCGGCACCAAGCGCGTCTGGGTCGCCGTCAAGGCCATCAAGGCCGGCCTCGTGACCAAGGTCTAA
- a CDS encoding N-acetyltransferase, protein MSAATSVQHNPAEHRYEIAADGKLAVTEYEFADDKQVFTHTFVPPEFRGRGYAEALVRAALNDAKAAGRKIVPACSYVAVFIQRNPEFATLVAS, encoded by the coding sequence ATGAGTGCCGCTACCTCCGTCCAACACAACCCGGCCGAGCATCGCTACGAAATCGCCGCTGACGGCAAGCTGGCCGTCACGGAATACGAATTCGCTGACGACAAGCAGGTGTTCACGCACACGTTCGTGCCACCGGAGTTTCGCGGACGCGGTTACGCGGAAGCGCTGGTGCGCGCGGCGCTGAACGACGCGAAGGCGGCCGGCCGGAAGATCGTGCCGGCCTGCTCCTACGTGGCGGTTTTCATTCAGCGCAATCCCGAGTTTGCCACGCTCGTCGCGAGCTGA